DNA from Halorarum salinum:
GCGCGAGCAGGGCCGCCAGCCACGGCCGCTTGGGTGAACGGTTCTCGCCCATGCCACTGACTGGACGGTCAGGTATCAAAAGGCCGTCGGTCAGGCGGCACCGCGACCGTCCCTCGTCGGATCTCGTGGGGCGGTACGTCGCCGTACTTCGTTGCGTTTTTTTTTTGACCCCGTCTTTTTATTCCCCATCTCAGAGCTACTGTAATGATCATAGAGTTCGCACACAGTCCGTTGTTGACGTTCCTCGTCGGGCTCGCCGCGGTCGTGCTGTTACTGGTCGTGCTGGACCTGCCCGCGTTCGTCGGCCTCGTCATCTCGGCGTTCCTCGTGGGGATGATCAACGCGGCGTTCGTGCCGGAGTTCGGCCCGTCACGGGCGGCCGCGAACGTCGCCGAGGCGTTCGGGGACAACATGGCGGGCATCGGCATCCCCATCCTGATGGCGGCGATCATCGGAAAGTCGATGCTCGAGAGCGGCGCGGCACAGCGCATCGTCCGCTGGTTCCAGTCCGTCCTCGGACGGGGGAACTCGGACGTCGCGCTGTGGGGGAGCAGTTCCGTGCTGGCCATCCCCGTCTTCTTCGACAGCGTGTTCTACCTGATGGCGCCGCTGGCGCGGTCGATGCGGGCCCGCGTCGGCCGGGACTACACGCTCTTCATCGTCGTCGTCGGTGTCGGTGCCGCGACGACCCACGTGTTCGTGCCGCCGACGCCCGGCCCGCTCGCCGTCGCCGATCAGGTCGGCGCCGACCTCGGCGTGACCATCCTCGTCGGCCTCGTCACTGCGGTCCCGGCGCTGGTCGCGGGGCTGATGTACGGGCGGTGGCTCAACGGCCGACTCGACATCCCGCTCCGCGACGCCATGGCGACGTCCACGGAGGAGCTCGAGGAGCTCGCGGGCCGGTCGACGCGGGACCTCCCCGGCGTGCTCGAGGCGGCGGCGCCGGTCGTCCTTGCGGTGGTCCTCGTCGGGTCGTTCACCGTCGTGGACACGTTCCAGCAGGTCTACCCGGTCCTGAGCCGCGTCAGGCCGTTCGTCGCCTTCCTCGGCGACAAGAACGTCGCGCTGACCGTCGCCGCGCTGGCGGCCGCGTGGACGTACTACCGCCACGGCGACATGGGCCGGAACGAGTGGGCCGACGAACTGACGGAGGCGCTGAAGAGCGGCGGCAACATCGCCGCCATCACCGCCGCGGGCGGCGCGTTCGGCGCGCTGCTCGCGGCCTCGGGCATCGGCGACTACATCACGGGCGCGCTGAGCCAGGTCGGCATCCCGCTGCTGGTGAGCGCGTGGCTCATCGCGGCCATCGTCCGGATCGCACAGGGGTCGGCCACCGCCGCGATGCTCACCGCCGCGGGGATCATGGCCCCCCAGGTACCGGAACTCGCCGTCCACCCGGCGTTCCTCGTCATGGCGATCGGCGCCGGCGGGAACGTCTTCTCGTGGTACAACGACAGCGGCTTCTGGCTGGTCAAGGAGATCGGCGGCCTCACGCAGGCCGAGACGTTGAAGACGTGGACGGCGCTCACGACGATCATCTCCGTGACGGGCATCGTCACGACGCTGGTCGTCTCGACGGTCGTGCAGACGATCTGACCGGGAGACGAGCGGGACACCCCGGACCGAATCCGGGCCGTATTTCGGTGTTTCGGGGTTACGTTCCCTCGACGAGCCGTTCGAGGTGCTCCGGCGGCACCGCCCCGCGCGCGGCGTGGCCGCCGTAGGCGAACGTCGGCACGCCGGTGACGCCCCGCCGTCGTGCCGCCTCGAACCGGTCCCGGACGGCCCGCCGGCGGCCGTCGTCCCGGAGCGCCGACCGGACTTCCTCGCCGTCGATCCCCGACTCCTCGGCGAGTTCCACGATCAGATCCCGGTCGCCGATGTCCCGGCCGTCCGCCCAGAGCGCCTCGAGGACGGCCCGGTCGAACGCGAGCCACCGTTCGTACGGGAACTGCTCCTTCAGGTGGAAGGAGGCGACCTGGGCGTCGAGCGAGTCGACGTCCGTCGCGATCTCCTGGGCCAGTTCCACGTCGTACCGCTCCTGGAGGCGGCGGACGTTCTCCCGTGCCCGCTCGTAGTACTCCTCGTCCTTGCCGTCGTCGGCCGACGCGTCGATCTCCCCGTCCGGACCCCGCCTGCCCGCGCGCAGGTCGAACGGGTGCCAGTCGATCTCGAGTTCCTCCTCGCGCGTCCCCTGGTACCGCTCGAGCGACGCGCGTCCGAGGTAGCAGAACGGGCAGACGTAGTCCGAGAACACCGTGATCCGATCCTCCGGGTCCGGGTTGGTCACGGCCGCCGTTCGGGACGCCCGCCCAAAAAGCGGCCGCCCTCCGGCACGCGCCGCGCACGACCGGACCGACCGGCACCGCTCACCCCCGGCGACCCGCACTGACGCGTCGTCCGCGGGCGACGTCTCCCCGGGTCGCTCACGCTCGCGTCACGGACGTCTCCTCGGTGACGACCCCGAACGGCCCGTCGAGGTCGAGCCGCCTCGCCGCCCGGGCGACGTGACGGCCGACCGGGTCGCGTGCCGACCCTCCCTCGAACCCCTCGCCCTCGGAGGCGGAGTCGGTCGCCCCGACGGCGGACCCCCCGGGTCGACGGCCCACCATCCCGCGGACGTGGTACCACCGTCCCGTCCCGATGTCCACGAGCGGATCGGCGTCCGGGGCGACGAGGACGGGGAACCGATCGCCCTCGAGGTCCGCGACCCGGAGCCGGTGGACCCGCACCCCGTCGATCTCGAACGACAGCCGCGAGACGAGTTCGACCGAGACGTCGTGTGCCGCACCGTCGACGATGTCCGCGCGGGTCGTGGACGAGGCCTCCGTCCGATCGCCGTCCGGGCCGTCCCCGGGGGCGCGGATTCGACCGTCCTTTGCGCCGTCCTCGTGACCTAATCTACATCGTGGTGATCCTTTTCTACCCATCGTACCCGGTGTGATGACCCATATCGTGATAAACGCACCGATTAGATGCAATTCACTGGCGAACGTCCACGGATGGAGACGTCTTGACGTCGTTTACCCGATGAGGCGCCGTCGAGAACGCAACGCCGGAGCCGCGTGGCCGGAACACGCGTCGCCGTGTCCGGAATCCGTTCGAAACTATCATTGTGACGGGAGTCCAGGCCACGGACACGACACGATGGCAATCGACGCCGGCGACGCCCTGCTCCGGGCGCTCCACGATGTCAACCCCTGGTGGGAGCGGGGAGCGGAGGCGTTCTCGCTCCCGGCGCGGCACAAGAGCGACTTCTACCACCTGGCCCGACCGGACGGGCCCGGGAGCCAGTTCGCCGACCAGCCCGTTCTGGGGCTGGTCGGCCGGCGCGGCGCCGGGAAGACGACGCTGCTCCGCCAGTTCTTCCACCACCGCATCGAGCGTGGCGACCCGCCGGAGCTGTTCCTCCATCTCCCGTTCGACGCGGACCCCCTCTACCAGCTCCGTTCGGACGAGCAGCTTCGACGCGCCGTCCGGTACTACGAGAGCCGGATCCTCGGCCGCGTCGACGAGGACCGACCGCACTTCGTCGTCCTCGACGACGTCCACCGGATCGAACACCCGAACAAGCCGACGATCGACGGGTGGGGGACGCCCGTCTCGGAGCTCCTCGAGGGCCGCCCGGACCGGCGGGTCGTCGTCACCGCCAGCGCGGGGGTACAGGTCGAACGGGAACTCGACCGCGTCTCCGTCCCCGACGCGGCCTACGACGTCCAGCCGATCCTCCCCGAGAAGTTCCGCGACTACCTGTTCACCCTCTACCCCGACCTCGAAGAGGGGGACACGCGCGTGAGCCCCACCTCGATCCGGACCGGCGAGGCCGGCCTCCCCGCCGCGCTCGAGGGGGGCGACCCCGGGCCGCTCGTCGAGGAACTCCGGGGGAAGCACGACCAGGTCGCGGACGAGGCGAACAGGATCCGGTCGCGGGTGGTCGAGTACCTCGCCATGGGCGGCGTCGTCAGCTACGAGCACGAGGGGGCCGTCGAGTTGGCCGCGGACCTGACCGCCGAGGACTTCACCCGGCTGCGCGAGGAGGTGCGCGAGGCGCTCTACCAGGACGTTCCCGGCTTCGAGTCCATCAAGACCATCGCCGACCTGGAGCGGCTCTGTGCGCTCGCGGCCCGCAACCGGGGCGCCGAGCCGTTCCGCTACCAGGAACTCGTCGAACTGTTCGACGTCGACCGGCGAACGATCGCCGACAGCTACCTCCCTGCGCTCTCGGAACTGTACCTCCTGACCGGAATCACCGAGTACGACAACAGCCGCCCCCGGTCGGTCCGACTCTACCTCCGGGACACGGGGCTGGTCACCGCGCTCGCGGACGGCGACGCCGCGGCCGTCCGCAACGACTTCGACCGCGAGGCGGACCTCGCGCGGGTGGCCGCGTTCGACCACACGATGCGGTTCGCGTACGGCGTCAACGCCGCCCAGGGGGCGGATTCGGCGCCGTCGGTGTCGTTCTGGCGGGGGCGGGAGGGCGAGGTCGACTTCGTCTTCGAGGTCGCCGGGACGCCCGTCCCCGTCGGACTCGTCTACCGACCCCGCGACCGGGACGCCACGCTCGCGGCGGTTCGGGAGTTCCGAGGGACCTACGAGGCCCCGCTCGGACTCGTGCTCGCGGGGGACACGGTCCGAAGCGGGCGGCCGGTCGAGGAGGTCGCCGACGGCGTCGTCCAGCTTCCGTACTGGCTGTACATGCTCCTCTGTTAGCCGAGCGGGCTCGACGTGCCGCCGGTCGCGGCCGGGGAACGGAGCCGAGTATCACGTTCGAGAACCGAACGCGTAGTTTCTTGGCCGGTCGTCGAAACCGGGCGCGTATGAGCGTCGAGACGAACGATCGCCTGCGGCTCAGGCTCGCGACCGCCACCGTCATCGGCGTGACGGCGGCGGCCGCCCTGGCCCTGGCGAGCATCGCGGTGTAGGCGTCGGGACCGGGCGGGCGTTCCGACCGACCCCGTCGACCTCCCGGACCGGCTCAGCCGAGGAACTCGAGGAGGTGGTCGCGGTACGCCCCCGGCCGGTCGGCCGTCACCCAGTGGTAGGCCGAATCGAGCGCGACGACCTCGCCGTCGCCGGCGGTCGCCTCCACCAGCCGCTCGGCGTTGTCGACCGGCTGGAGCACGTCCTCGCCGCCCCAGAGACACAGCAGGTCCGCGGTGATCCGCCCGTACTCGATCTCGGTGGTGTGGACCGTGTTCGTCGAGACCGCGGCCCGCGCGAGCGCCGTCCGGCCGCCCTCCCGCTTCCAGGGTGCCTTCAGGCCGGCGAGCCACTCCGGGTCGGCCTCGTCGTAGGATCCCTCCGCGAACAGGAACTCCAGTTTCCCCTCCAGCTCCTCGTCGTCCCAGCCCTCGACCTCGCCGGGCACGCCGAGGGAGTTGACGAACTCGACCGGCCAGGAGTCGAAGCAGGCCGCGTTCGAGAGCACCATCCGGTCGACCGCGTCGGGTCGGGCCGCGGCGTAGCGGAGCGCCACCGCGCCGCCGATGTCGTGGGCGACGAAGTCGACGTCCCGCACGCCGCGCTCCGCGAGGAAGTCCGCGAGCGCGACCGTCTGTGCGCGCACCGAGCGGTCGAAGCCGTCCCGGTTCGCCGAGTTGCCGTAGCCGACGAGGTCGGGCGCGAGGACGTGCCGCGAGTCGGCGAGCGGCGGCGCCGCGTCCCGCCAGAGGAACGACCACGTCGGGATGCCGTGGAGGAAGACGACCGGGCGTCGGTCGTCGTCGGCCCCCGCCTCGTAGTACGCGAACGGGAGGTCGTGCCCGTCCACCGTCACCGTCGTCTCGCGCTGGGTCTCGGTCCAGTCGTGGTGGTCCATAACACACGTACGGAAGCGGAGGGCTTCAGCCCGGCGACGCCCGCAGGGTCACCGCGTGCCGGTCCCCGACGAACTCAGCCGTCGTAGCGGGTGACGTTCGCCAGTTCGTCGGGGTCGACGTCCGCGAACGCCTCGCGGGCGACGACCCGCTTGTGCACCTCGTCGGCGCCGTCGACCAGTCGGAACTGTCTGACGGCCTCGTAGAAGTCCGAGATTGGGAGGTCCTTCCCGATCCCGTTGGCGCCACAGGCCTGGAGACACGTGTCCACCACGTCCTGGACGACGTTGGCGGCGAACGTCTTGCTCATCGACACCTGAACGCGCGCCTCGTCGCCGCGGGCGATGCGGTCGGCCGCGTCGCGCACGGTCGTCCGGACGGCGTGGAGCCGCGTCTCCGCGTCGGCGACGTCGTACCTGAGAGACTGCTTCTCGGCCAGCGGGCCGCCGAACCCCTCCCGCTCGGTGGCGTACGCCTTCGCGACGTCCAGGGCGCGTTCCGCCATCCCGGAGTAGCGCATGCAGTGGGTGAGCCGCGCGGGACCGAGACGCTGCTGTGCGTGCTGGAACCCCTCGTTCCGTTCCCCCAGGAGGTTCCCCTCGGGCACGCGCACGCCCTCGAAGACGATCTCCGCGTGACCCGTCCCCGTGACGCCGCCGCCGAGGTGGGGGATGTCGCGCTCGACCGCGACCCCGTCCGCGTCGGCGTCGACGAGGAACAGCGAGCACCCCTCGTAGGGGTGGGCGTCGGGGTCGGTGCGGGCCATCACGATGAGGAAATCCGCCTCGGTCCCCCCGGTCGTCCACCACTTGTGGCCGTCGACGACCCACTCGTCGCCGTCCTTCCTGGCGGCCGTCTTCAGCATCTTCGGGTCCGAACCACCCCCCTGCATGGGCTCGGTCATCGAGAACCCGGAGGAGACCTCCCCGGCGACGAGCGGGCGGAGGTACTCCTCCCGCTGGTCGTCGGTCCCGAGCAGTTCCAGCGTGTGCATGTTCCCCTCGTCGGGCGCGTCGACCCGGCAGGCGAGGGGGCCGAGCAGCGAGCGCCCGGCGGCCTCGAACATCGGCAGCGCGTCGCGGAAGTCGACGCCCATGCCGCCGAACTCCTCGCCGATCTGCGGGCAGTACACGTCGTACTCGCGGGCCGCCGCGCGGAGGTCGGCCACCTGCTCGCCGGTCACCGGGTCGCCGCCGAGCACCTCGCGTTCGACGGGGATCACCTCCTCGTCCAGGAACTCGCGCGTTCGGGCGGCCAGTTCGCGTGCAGCCTCGCCGTCGTCGTAGCGGACGTCCATACGCCGGTCTCGGACGGGCCGGACAAAACGGTGCCCCCGCCGAAGGGGCGCGACCCGCGTCCGGGCACCCCCGCGTTTTTGCCCCCACCCGCGGAACGTCGACGCATGACCGACGACGCGCCCGGTTCGGACACGGCCGCCGACGGGGAGGGACGTGGCGACGACGTCCACGTCGCCGACGCCGGCCGCGAGGGGGAGGGGAGCCACGGGGACGACTACCTCGCCCGACTCGTCGACCCGGAGCGCCTCCGCGCCTTCCTCGACGCGGAACTCGGCCCGGCCGAGTCCTTCGCCCTGGAGCGCCACCCGGAGGGCCACTCGAACGAGACGCTGTTCGTGACCCACGGCGACCGTGACCTTGTGGTGCGCCGGCCGCCGCCGGGGGAGACGGCCGAGACGGCCCATGACGTGCTCCGCGAGTTCCGGGTCGTGGACGCGCTGGGGGACACGCCGGTTCCCGTCCCGGAGACGCTGTGTGCCTGCGAGGACGAGTCGGTGCTCGGCGCGGACTTCTTCGTGATGGCGCGGACGGCGGGCGACGTGTTACGCGGGGCGGAACCCGTGCGGTTCGCCGCACCCGATCGCCGTCGCCGGGTCGGCGAGGAACTGGTCGACACCCTCGCGTCGATCCACTCGGTCGATCCGGGGGCGGTCGGCCTGGACGACTTCGGCCGCCCGGCGGGGTTCACCGACCGGCAGGTCGACCGGTGGTCGAGGCAGTTCCGGTGGGCGTTCGAGGTGACCGCCGACGAGCGCGAGGTGCCGGCCATCCACGAGACGACGACGTGGCTGACCGAGCACGTCCCCGGCTCACGTCCCGAGACGCTGGTCCACGGCGACTACAAGCTCGACAACGTGATGTTCGGCCCGGGCACACCCCCCGAACTGGTGGCCGTGTTCGACTGGGAGCTGTCGACGCTGGGGGACCCTCGTACGGACCTCGGCTGGATGCTGTCGTTCTGGCACGACCCCGGCGACCCGGAACCGGCGATCCCCGAACTGCAGTCGACGTTCACGGCGCGCGAGGGGTACCCCCGCCGGCGCGACCTGGTGGACCGGTACGAGGCGGCGACGGGCATCGAGTACGAGCACGACCGCTTCTACCGCACCCTCGCGGTGTACAAACTCGCGGCGCTCGGCGAGATGTTCTTCCGGAGACACCTGGAGGGCAACAGCGACGATCCGCTGTACCCGAAGATGGAGGCGGGCGTTCCCGCGTTGGGGGAGCGGTGTCTGCGGATCATCGAGGGTGACGAGGGGTTGTAGGTCAGTCCCGCGGGTGCTCCGTGACGGCCCTTGCCGTCCGGTCGACGAACAACCGGGGGTAACGCTAGCTCCCCGTGGAATCAGCGTACGCGGATGGACGAGGTCACAGTCGTCTCGCTGGCCGACCTGCGGACACCGGAGGGGACCGACGGCGTGTTCCGCCGACGACGTTCGAGACCGAGGACGCCCCCGCGGTACGATCCGTGGTCGCCGGCGGGGTGACGACGGGCTGGCACCACAACGGTGACCGCCGCGTCCATGGGGTACGTCGTCCTCGGAGACGCGATTCTCGAACACGGACCGTGCGGGCGAGAGTCGGTCGCGCTTGGCGCGGGCGACTTCGTCCACGTGCCGCCCCGATCGGTCCATCGGGTGGTGAACTCCTCCCGGGGGGAGTGGGGGTCGTGATCAGCTTCGTCGGCTCCGGACCGCCCGCCGTTACCGTCGACGGGCCCGAACCGGACGCCGAGTGAGCAGCGTCCGAACGCGAGCGTTCCGACGCACCCGTGCGTTTTTCCTCCCGTGCGTACGGGTTCCGGTCAATGGGCCTCTCCGCCACCCAGGAGACCGTGCTGGACGAACTCGTGGGGCGAGTCCCGGACGGCGTCACGTGGTGCGTGTTCGGGAGCGCGGCCGCCGCCCTCCACGGACACGACGTCGAGCCGTCCGACATCGACGTGTTCACCACGGAGGCCGGGGCCGAGCGGATTCGGAGCGTCTTCCCCGATGCGTTCGTCGGAACGAAGGAACTCGGCGTCTCGCAGATCGACGAGTACCGAATGCGCGGCGAGGAGGTCGAAGTCGTGTACAGCGTCTCCGCGAAGGGCAATCAGGAGCCGCTGGTCGACCTCGCGGACTCCGAGATCGGCTCTTCCGACGGCCGAGGCGTTCCGGTGCTTCCGGTTCGCCCGCTCGTCGCCGCGTACCGGGCGATGGGCAAGCACGACACGGCGGCCGAACTGGCGGAGTGGTTCGGCATCGAGTCCGATTGACGGGCGAGGCTGTTGCGCTGGGTGCCGAGCACCAACTCGGTGGAGTGACCGGATTCTAAGTGAGCCTGCGAAGTCACCGAGTTACAGAACCAGTCCGACGAAGACGAGCATGCAGCCGGGTCCGAAGACGAGGAAGACGCCGGCGGCACGTGCACGGAGTTCCCGTTTTCGCTTGGCTCTCGGGGTCGTCTTGCCACTCACGGGCGCTCGCGTAGTTCCTCACACGGTGGGGGAAAGCGGATGGAGACCACCCCAACCATCACCAGGAGCGCGCCCAGGACGATGATGACCGGTCGCATCGTCCCGGGAAAGTTCACACGCGGCCATGATTCTACTCGCTCTCCAGCCGATGAGTTCCTCACCCGTACCGGACGAATCCTCCGGGGGAACTGCTGTGGTTAGTAGGTCTACGAACCGATCGTCCGCCCACGGGGGCATCCGCGAGCGAAGCGAGCGGTTCACCGCCGGAGCGGGGTGAAACCCCGCGACGGCGGCATCGACGGGTTTTCCGGGAGTTCGACGAGCGGGGTCGAAGGCCGAGCGAGGAGGACCCCCGGTGAAAGAGGTCGTTAGACGTACGTGAACCAGTCGTCGTGCTCGTCGGTCCGGCGCTCCACCAGGTCGAAGAACGCCCCCTGGAGCTCCTCGGTCACCGGGCCCCGCGACCCGTTCCCGATCGTGACGTTGTCGACCTGCCGGATCGGCGTCACCTCGGCGGCCGACCCGGAGAAGAACAGTTCGTCCGCGGTGTTCAGTTCCCCGCGCGAGATGCTCACGTCGTCGTGGACCTCGTAGCCGCGCTCCTCGGCGAGCGCGATGACGGTGTTGCGGGTGATGCCGTCGAGGATGGACTCGCTCAGCCCGGGCGTGAAGATCTCGCCGTCGCGGACGAGGAAGACGTTCTCCCCGGGACCCTCCGCGACGTTGCCCTCCTTGTTCAGGACGATCGCCTCCGCGAAGCCGTTGCGCCGGGCCTCCTCGCCCGCGAGCAGGGAGTTCACGTACAGCCCGGTGGTCTTCGCGTTCGTCGGGACCTGGCTGGAGGCGTGCTTGCGCCAGGAGGAGACCTTGACCTTTATCCCGTTCTCCAGGGCCTCCTCGCCGAGGTACGCGCCCCAGGGCCAGGCGGCGACGACGACGTCGGTCGGGCAGTCGCCCGGCGAGACGCCGAGGCTGTGGTAGCCGTAGTAGGCGATGGGCCGGATGTACGCCGACTCGAGGTCGTTCCGGCGGAGCGTCCCGAGGGTCGCCTCGGTCAGTTCCTCCCGCGAGTGGCCGATCTCCATGTCGTAGGGCTTGGCCGACTGGTAGAACCGGTCGAGGTGCTCCTCCCACCGGAAGATCGCGGTCCCCCGCTCGGTGTCGTACGCGCGGACACCCTCGAAGATGCCCGTGCCGTAGTGGAGGCCGTGGGTGAGCACGTGGGTCGTCGCGTCGGCCCAGTCGATGAACTCGCCGTTCTGCCAGATGACCCCGTTCTCGGCCATCTCCTCGAAGACGGTCATACCCGAGGGGATGCCCCGTCCGGACTTAAATCATGAGAAACGATGGCGTCCCGCGGAGCGGTCGGGCACGCCGACGGCGACGACCCGCCCCGCTACCGGAGCGCCTCGACCAGTTCCGACCCCTCGACGTAGGGGACGTCGTGGCGGCGGGCGTACTCGCGCGCCGCGTCGGGCGGGAGCGCCGCGCCGCTCCCGTCGTCGAGCATCTCGCACACCACGACCGCGGGCGGCCGGCCGGCCTCGGCAGCGAGCGCCAGCCCGAGTTCCGTGTGGCCGACCCGGTCCGCGATGCCGCCCGGCGCGCCCCGGAGGACGTGGACGTGTCCCGGCGAGCGGAACTCCGCGGCGAACTCGTCGGGGCCGTACTCGACGCCCGCCTCGACCGCGTCCGCCATCGAGGCGAGTTCGCCGATGGTGCGCGCGCGGTCCTCGTCGGTGATGCCGGTGAACGTGTCGCGGTGGTTCACCGGGAGCGAGAAGGAGGAGCGGTCGTCGTACGCGAGGTCGTGGTCGCCCGTCGCCGGGTGGGAGAGCGCGTCCTCGAGGAAGGGGAGTCCGACCGCCTCCGCGACCGCGTCCGAGAGCGCCAGACAGACGAGCCCCCCCGCGTCGTTGCGCATCCGCGCCACGTCAGCCGGCGCGACCGCGTCGGCGGGGTAGACGATGTCCGTCTCCCCCTCGCGGTCCGCGAAGTCGTGGATCAACACTGGCTCGCCCGCGCGGAACGCCGCCACCGCCCGGTCGAGCCTGCCGGCCTGCTTGCGGCTCATTCCTCCGCCCCCGGGGCGTCGGCCCGCACCGCGTCCTCGACGCTGACCGACAGCTCGTCGCCGTCCTCCAGCCCGAGCTCCTCGCGGAGCTTCACGGGCGCGATGACCTCGAGCTGGCTCTCGTCGTGGTGGGTCCGCTCCGGGACGATGACGTGGGCGGGCTCGAAGCTCCCGCCGGTGGCCTCGACCCGCGCGGCGTAACACGTCGCCGGCCCGAAGGTCCGCTCCTCGTCCTCCCAGCCGTCGATGTGGACGCCGTCCACGGACTCCATCCCGGCGCCGGCGCGGACGGACGCCTCGGTGAGTTCCACGTTCAGCGTCCCCGGGAACGGTTCGTAGCCGAGCCGTTCCCGGAACTGCTCCATGTACCCCGAAAGCGAGATGTAGTGGCGCCCCTCGCCCATCCCGCCGGTGACGCGTCCCGACAGGGTGAGCCCGGCGCCGTTCTCGAACACGCGGCGGTAGTCGGCGTACTCCGCCCGGAGGCGGCGCTCGCCGTCGTCGGTGACCGACACCCACTGGCCGTCGCTCACCACGTCGCGGTCGAGCAGTCCCGCCTCCTCCAGTCGCTGGAGGCGGCGGGACGCGGTCTGGCTCGACGCGCCGAGCCGTTCGCCGA
Protein-coding regions in this window:
- a CDS encoding DUF120 domain-containing protein, which codes for MATSARTVGHDEVAALKTVALRGGLREPVKVSCSALGERLGASSQTASRRLQRLEEAGLLDRDVVSDGQWVSVTDDGERRLRAEYADYRRVFENGAGLTLSGRVTGGMGEGRHYISLSGYMEQFRERLGYEPFPGTLNVELTEASVRAGAGMESVDGVHIDGWEDEERTFGPATCYAARVEATGGSFEPAHVIVPERTHHDESQLEVIAPVKLREELGLEDGDELSVSVEDAVRADAPGAEE